From Pan paniscus chromosome 9, NHGRI_mPanPan1-v2.0_pri, whole genome shotgun sequence, the proteins below share one genomic window:
- the PCNX3 gene encoding pecanex-like protein 3 isoform X1: MGSQVLQILRQGVWASLTGGWFFDPHQSTFSNCFHLYVWIFLLIFPFLLYMVLPPSLMVAGVYCLVVAVIFATIKTVNYRLHAMFDQGEIVEKRSSTMGELEEEPAQGDSNPPRDPGVEMTVFRKVSSTPPVRCSSQHSVFGFNQVSELLPRMEDSGPLRDIKELVREQGSNNVIVTSADREMLKLSSQEKLIGDLPQTPPGAVPDPSLPSTDSSEPSPLAGDGAPWSGSSMADTPMSPLLKGSLSQELSKSFLTLTRPDRALVRTSSRREQRRGAGGYQPLDRRGSGEPTPQKAGSSDSCFSGTDRETLSSFKSEKTNSTHLDSPPGGPAPEGSDTDPPSEAELPASPDAGVPSDDTLRSFDTVIGAGTPPGLAEPLLVVRPKDLALLRPSKRQPPLRRHSPPGRAPRRPLLEGGGFFEDEDTSEGSELSPASSLRSQRRYSTDSSSSTSCYSPESSRGAAGGPRKRRAPHGAEEGTAVPPKRPYGTQRTPSTASAKTHARVLSMDGAGGDVLRPPLAGCKAELEAQVGVEQAASEPVVLPAEARRGPAANQPGWRGELQEEGAVGGAAEETGRRDCSSSVRRTQAIRRRHNAGSNPTPPASVMGSPPSSLQEAQRGRAASHSRALTLPSALHFASSLLLTRAGANVHEACTFDDTSEGAVHYFYDESGVRRSYTFGLAGGGYENPVGQQGEQTANGAWDRHSHSSSFHSADVPEATGGLNLLQPRPVVLQGMQVRRVPLEIPEFDLLDQDSLHESQEQTLMEEAPPRAQHSYKYWLLPGRWTSVRYERLALLALLDRTRGVLENIFGVGLSSLVAFLGYLLLLKGFFTDIWVFQFCLVIASCQYSLLKSVQPDAASPMHGHNWVIAYSRPVYFCICCLLIWLLDALGSAQPFPPVSLYGLTLFSASFFFCARDVATVFTLCFPFVFLLGLLPQVNTCLMYLLEQIDMHGFGGTAATSPLTAVFSLSRSLLAAALLYGFCLGAIKTPWPEQHVPVLFSVFCGLLVALSYHLSRQSSDPTVIWSLIRSKLFPELEERSLETARAEPPDPLPDKMRQSVREVLHSDLVMCVVIAVLTFAISASTVFIALKSVLGFVLYALAGAVGFFTHYLLPQLRKQLPWFCLSQPVLKPLEYSQYEVRGAAQVMWFEKLYAGLQCVEKYLIYPAVVLNALTVDAHTVVSHPDKYCFYCRALLMTVAGLKLLRSAFCCPPQQYLTLAFTVLLFHFDYPRLSQGFLLDYFLMSLLCSKLWDLLYKLRFVLTYIAPWQITWGSAFHAFAQPFAVPHSAMLFVQALLSGLFSTPLNPLLGSAVFIMSYARPLKFWERDYNTKRVDHSNTRLVTQLDRNPGADDNNLNSIFYEHLTRSLQHTLCGDLVLGRWGNYGPGDCFVLASDYLNALVHLIEVGNGLVTFQLRGLEFRGTYCQQREVEAITEGVEEDEGCCCCEPGHLPRVLSFNAAFGQRWLAWEVTASKYVLEGYSISDNNAASMLQVFDLRKILITYYVKSIIYYVSRSPKLEVWLSHEGITAALRPVRAPGYADSDPTFSLSVDEDYDLRLSGLSLPSFCAVHLEWIQYCASRRSQPVDQDWNSPLVTLCFGLCVLGRRALGTASHSMSASLEPFLYGLHALFKGDFRITSPRDEWVFADMDLLHRVVAPGVRMALKLHQDHFTSPDEYEEPAALYDAIAANEERLVISHEGDPAWRSAILSNTPSLLALRHVLDDASDEYKIIMLNRRHLSFRVIKVNRECVRGLWAGQQQELVFLRNRNPERGSIQNAKQALRNMINSSCDQPLGYPIYVSPLTTSLAGSHPQLRALWGGPISLGAIARWLLRSWERLHKGCGAGCNSGGNVDDSDCSGGGGLTSLSNNPPVAHPTPENTAGNGDQPLPPGPGWGPRSSLSGSGDGRPPPLLQWPPPRLPGPPPASPIPTEGPRTSRPPGPGLLSSEGPSGKWSLGGRKGLGGSDGEPASGSPKGGTPKSQAPLDLSLSLSPDVSTEASPPRASQDIPCLDSSAPESGTPMGALGDWPAPIEERESPAAQPLLEHQY; the protein is encoded by the exons ATGGGGTCGCAGGTGTTGCAGATCCTGCGCCAGGGGGTGTGGGCTTCGCTCACCGGCGGTTGGTTCTTCGACCCGCACCAGAGCACCTTCTCCAACTGCTTCCACCTCTATGTCTGGATCTTCCTGCTCATCTTTCCCTTCTTACTGTACATG GTCCTGCCTCCCAGCTTGATGGTGGCCGGAGTGTACTGCCTCGTGGTGGCTGTCATCTTTGCTACTATCAAGACTGTCAATTATCGGCTTCATGCCATGTTTGACCAGGGCGAGATCGTGGAGAAGCGCAGCTCTACCATGGGGGAGCTGGAGGAAGAGCCTGCCCAGGGGGACAGCAATCCACCCAG GGACCCCGGAGTGGAGATGACAGTGTTCCGGAAAGTCAGTTCCACACCCCCGGTGCGCTGCAGCTCCCAGCACTCTGTGTTTGGCTTCAACCAGGTCTCG GAGCTGCTGCCCCGAATGGAGGACTCTGGGCCCCTTAGAG ACATCAAGGAGCTGGTGCGGGAGCAGGGCAGCAACAATGTGATCGTGACTTCTGCCGACCGAGAGATGCTGAAGCTCAGCTCGCAGGAGAAACTGA TTGGAGACCTTCCCCAGACGCCTCCAGGGGCTGTCCCAGACCCCTCTCTTCCCAGTACAGACTCTTCAGAGCCTTCTCCCCTGGCTGGAGATGGAGCGCCCTGGAGTGGGAGCAGCATGGCTGACACTCCCATGAGCCCCCTGCTGAAGGGGAGCCTCAGCCAGGAGCTGAGCAAGAGCTTCCTGACCCTGACCCGGCCTGACCGGGCCCTGGTGAGGACCAGCAGTCGACGGGAACAACGCAGGGGGGCAGGTGGCTATCAGCCCCTTGACCGGCGGGGCTCAGGGGAGCCCACGCCCCAGAAAGCCGGCTCCTCAGACTCCTGCTTCAGCGGCACTGACAGGGAGACATTGAGCAGCTTCAAGAGTGAGAAGACCAACTCCACCCATCTGGACAGCCCCCCAGGGGGGCCAGCCCCTGAGGGCAGCGACACAGACCCACCCTCTGAGGCTGAGCTGCCTGCCTCACCAGACGCCGGGGTCCCCTCAGATGACACGCTGCGTTCCTTTGACACGGTCATTGGAGCAGGGACGCCACCGGGCCTGGCTGAGCCGCTCCTGGTCGTGCGGCCCAAGGACTTGGCCCTGCTACGGCCTAGCAAACGGCAGCCACCCCTGCGAAGACACTCTCCACCTGGCCGTGCCCCTCGACGGCCCCTGCTTGAAGGTGGGGGCTTCTTTGAGGATGAAGACACCAGTGAGGGCAGTGAACTGAGCCCGGCCTCCAGTCTCCGATCGCAGCGCCGCTACAGTACTGACAGCTCCTCTTCTACTTCCTGCTACTCCCCTGAGAGCTCCCGGGGTGCAGCAGGGGGACCCCGAAAGCGGAGGGCCCCCCATGGGGCTGAGGAGGGAACTGCTGTGCCCCCCAAGCGGCCATATGGGACCCAGCGGACGCCTAGTACCGCTAGCGCTAAAACACATGCCCGTGTGCTGAGCATGGATGGGGCTGGGGGTGATGTTCTGAGGCCCCCACTGGCTGGCTGCAAGGCAGAGCTGGAGGCCCAGGTTGGGGTGGAGCAGGCTGCTAGTGAGCCTGTTGTGCTGCCTGCTGAGGCGCGAAGGGGACCCGCTGCCAACCAGCCCGGCTGGCGGGGGGAGCTGCAGGAGGAAGGTGCTGTGGGGGGAG CGGCCGAGGAGACTGGCAGGCGGGACTGCTCAAGCAGTGTGAGGCGGACCCAGGCCATTCGGAGACGCCACAATGCAGGCAGCAACCCCACCCCTCCAGCCTCTGTCATGGGCTCGCCGCCCAG CAGCCTGCAGGAGGCTCAGCGGGGCCGGGCTGCCTCCCACTCCCGGGCGCTGACGCTGCCCTCTGCGCTGCATTTCGCCTCTTCACTGTTGCTCACCCGGGCCGGTGCCAATGTGCATGAGGCCTGCACCTTTGATGACACCTCTGAGGGTGCTGTGCACTATTTCTACGATGAGAGCG GTGTGCGGCGTTCCTACACCTTTGGCCTGGCTGGAGGCGGCTACGAGAACCCTGTAGGGCAGCAAGGGGAGCAGACAGCTAATGGAGCCTG GGACCGACACTCGCATTCCTCCAGCTTCCACTCGGCTGATGTCCCTGAGGCTACAGGCGGCCTGAACCTGCTGCAGCCGAGGCCTGTGGTTCTGCAGGGCATGCAGGTGCGCCGGGTGCCCCTGGAGATCCCGGAG TTTGACCTGCTGGACCAGGACTCCCTGCACGAATCCCAGGAGCAGACACTGATGGAAGAAGCGCCACCCCGGGCCCAGCATAGTTACAAGTACTGGCTTCTCCCTGGCCGCTGGACCTCTGTGCGCTATGAGCGGCTTGCCCTGCTGGCTCTGCTGGACCG GACGCGGGGAGTGCTGGAGAACATCTTCGGCGTGGGCCTGAGCAGCCTTGTGGCCTTCCTGGGCTACCTGCTGCTGCTCAAGGGCTTCTTCACTGACATCTGGGTCTTCCAGTTCTGCCTGGTCATCGCCTCCTGCCAGTACTCCTTGCTGAAG AGTGTGCAGCCTGATGCGGCGTCCCCCATGCAC GGCCACAACTGGGTGATCGCGTACAGCCGTCCTGTCTACTTCTGCATCTGCTGTCTGCTCATCTGGCTGCTGGACGCCCTGGGCTCAGCTCAGCCCTTCCCACCTGTCTCCCTCTACGGCCTCACGctcttctctgcctccttcttcttCTGTGCCCGAGACGTGGCCACTg TGTTCACCCTGTGCTTCCCCTTCgtcttcctcctgggcctcctgccCCAGGTCAACACCTGCCTCATGTACCTGCTGGAGCAAATAGATATGCACGGCTTCGGGGGCACAG CTGCCACCAGCCCGCTCACGGCAGTCTTCAGCCTCTCCCGCAGCCTGCTGGCTGCTGCCCTGCTCTACGGCTTCTGCCTTGGGGCCATCAAG ACTCCGTGGCCAGAGCAGCACGTCCCTGTCCTCTTCTCAGTCTTCTGTGGCCTCCTGGTGGCGCTGTCCTACCACCTGAGCCGGCAGAGCAGCGACCCCACCGTGATCTG GTCTCTGATCCGGAGCAAGCTGTTCCCTGAGCTGGAGGAGCGCAGCTTGGAGACAGCCCGGGCCGAGCCCCCGGACCCCTTGCCGGACAAGATGCGCCAGTCGGtg CGTGAGGTCTTGCACTCCGACCTGGTGATGTGTGTGGTGATCGCCGTGCTCACCTTCGCCATCAGCGCCAGCACCGTCTTTATTGCCCTGAAG TCGGTGCTGGGTTTCGTGTTGTACGCACTGGCTGGGGCCGTGGGCTTCTTCACACATTACCTGCTGCCACAACTCCGCAAACAGCTGCCCTGGTTCTGCCTGTCACAGCCCGTGCTGAAGCCGCTGGAGTACAGCCAGTATGAAGTGCGCG GTGCCGCCCAGGTGATGTGGTTTGAGAAGCTGTATGCTGGCCTGCAGTGCGTAGAGAAGTACCTCATCTACCCCGCCGTGGTGCTCAACGCCCTCACGGTGGACGCCCACACAGTCGTCAGCCACCCGGACAAGTACTGCTTCTA CTGCCGGGCGCTGCTGATGACCGTGGCTGGGCTGAAGCTGCTGCGCTCAGCCTTCTGCTGCCCCCCACAGCAGTACCTGACGTTGGCCTTCACCGTCCTGCTCTTCCACTTTGACTACCCGCGCCTCTCCCAGGGCTTTCTGCTTGACTACTTCCTCATGTCCCTGCTTTGCAGCAAG CTGTGGGACTTGCTGTACAAGCTGCGTTTCGTGCTGACCTACATCGCGCcctggcagatcacctggggcTCGGCTTTCCACGCTTTTGCCCAGCCGTTTGCCGTGCCAC ACTCGGCCATGCTGTTCGTCCAGGCCCTGCTCTCGGGGCTCTTCTCCACGCCTCTCAACCCACTGCTAGGCAGTGCCGTCTTCATCATGTCCTACGCTCGGCCCCTCAAGTTCTGGGAGCGCGACTACAA CACTAAACGTGTGGATCATTCCAACACCCGCCTGGTCACACAGCTGGACCGGAACCCTG GCGCTGATGACAACAACCTCAACTCCATCTTCTATGAGCACTTGACACGTTCGCTGCAGCACACACTGTGTGGGGACCTGGTGCTGGGCCGCTGGGGCAACTATGGCCCTGGTGACTGCTTCGTCCTGGCCTCCGACTACCTCAACGCCCTGGTGCACCTCATCGAGGTTGGCAATGGCCTCGTCACCTTCCAGCTGCGTGGCCTTGAGTTCCGGG GCACTTACTGCCAGCAGCGCGAGGTGGAGGCCATCACCGAGGGTGTGGAGGAGGACGAGGGCTGTTGCTGCTGTGAACCTGGCCACCTGCCACGGGTCCTGTCCTTCAATGCTGCCTTTGGGCAGCGCTGGCTGGCTTGGGAGGTAACAGCCAGCAAGTACGTGCTGGAGGGCTATAGCATTAGTGACAATAATGCTGCCTCCATGCTGCAGGTTTTCGACCTCCGCAAGATCCTCATCACCTACTATGTCAAG AGCATCATCTACTACGTGAGCCGCTCACCAAAGCTGGAGGTATGGCTCAGCCATGAGGGCATCACGGCAGCCCTGAGGCCTGTGCGGGCGCCCGGCTATGCCGACTCGGATCCCACCTTCTCGCTGAGCGTGGATGAGGACTATGACCTCCGCCTGTCTGGCCTCTCGCTGCCCTCCTTTTGTGCTGTGCACCTCGAGTGGATCCAGTACTGCGCCTCCCGGCGCAGCCAG CCCGTGGACCAGGATTGGAACTCCCCGCTGGTCACGCTGTGTTTTGGCCTGTGTGTGCTGGGCCGCCGGGCCCTGGGGACAGCCTCTCACAGCATGTCTGCAAG CCTGGAGCCCTTCCTCTACGGCCTGCACGCCCTGTTCAAGGGGGATTTTCGCATCACCTCCCCACGTGATGAGTGGGTCTTTGCCGACATGGACCTGCTTCACCGCGTTGTGGCGCCTGGGGTTCGCATGGCCCTCAAGCTTCACCAG GACCACTTCACGTCCCCAGATGAATATGAGGAGCCAGCAGCCCTATACGATGCCATTGCGGCCAACGAGGAGCGGCTGGTCATCTCACATGAGGGTGACCCAGCATGGCGCAGCGCCATCCTCAGCAACACGCCCTCCCTGCTGGCGCTGCGCCATGTCCTGGATGATGCCTCCGACGAGTACAAGATCATCATGCTCAACCGGCGCCACCTCAGCTTCCGAGTCATCAAG GTGAACCGGGAGTGCGTGCGCGGCCTGTGGGCCGGGCAGCAGCAGGAGCTGGTGTTCCTGCGCAACCGCAACCCCGAGCGTGGCAGCATCCAGAACGCCAAGCAGGCGCTTCGCAACATGATCAACTCCTCCTGTGACCAGCCGCTTGGCTACCCCATCTACGTGTCGCCTCTCACCACCTCGCTGGCTGGCAGCCACCCCCAGCTACGGGCACTGTGGGGTGGCCCCATCAGCCTGGGTGCCATTGCCCGCTGGCTCCTGCGCAgctgggagag GCTTCACAAGGGCTGTGGCGCCGGCTGCAATAGTGGCGGGAACGTGGATGATTCAGACTGTAGTGGGGGCGGTGGCCTGACCTCCCTCAGCAATAACCCCCCCGTGGCACACCCCACACCTGAGAACACGGCAG GCAATGGTGACCaacccctcccaccaggccctggcTGGGGGCCGCGGTCCTCCCTGAGTGGCTCTGGTGATGGGCGGCCCCCACCTCTGCTGCAGTGGCCTCCCCCTCGGCTCCCTGGACCACCCCCTGCATCGCCTATCCCCACAGAGGGTCCCCGGACCTCACGGCCCCCTGGCCCGGGTCTCCTCAGTTCTGAGGGCCCCAGTGGGAAGTGGAGCCTGGGGGGCCGGAAGGGGCTGGGAGGATCTGACGGGGAGCCAGCCTCAGGGAGCCCCAAAGGAGGTACCCCCAAATCTCAG gcGCCTCTagacctcagcctcagcctcagccccgATGTCAGCACTGAGGCCTCACCCCCCAGAGCTTCCCAGGACATTCCTTGCTTGGACAGCAGTGCCCCTGAGAGTGGCACACCTATGGGTGCCCTGGGCGACTGGCCTGCCCCTATTGAGGAGCGTGAGAGCCCGGCAGCCCAGCCCCTGCTGGAACACCAGTACTGA